From a single Planococcus shenhongbingii genomic region:
- a CDS encoding DUF6904 family protein encodes MLTMTNTPNHTGVKISGDYFDLDELNQAFYYVIGDENKYYDYAGARTRILGISYELRHAAQGDRNVESVFNGLHDHMKKQHSFIAPDKNIYFSTEVLWPEVLYAAIALKDFVRLHREDAKFPDWDVHLHVIARFQSLVLDCLHGQVPEEEYQQILKAFQQAVPGEEYAIQYIDFLNIKYIDMPKKQREKSLGVIALKIAMQDKDYVAFRNQVLAAATPNKVPIHEIRLQTEYPEEIEW; translated from the coding sequence ATGCTTACAATGACGAATACTCCGAACCACACAGGCGTCAAAATCAGCGGCGATTACTTTGATTTAGATGAGCTAAATCAGGCTTTTTACTATGTAATCGGTGACGAAAACAAATATTATGATTATGCAGGCGCACGTACGCGCATTCTCGGGATTTCCTATGAGCTCCGTCATGCTGCACAAGGAGACCGCAATGTCGAATCTGTTTTCAACGGCCTGCATGACCATATGAAAAAGCAGCATAGTTTTATCGCTCCAGACAAGAACATCTATTTTTCAACCGAAGTGCTATGGCCTGAAGTTCTGTATGCAGCTATCGCGCTGAAAGATTTTGTCCGGCTTCACCGGGAAGATGCCAAATTTCCGGACTGGGACGTCCATTTGCATGTCATTGCCCGGTTCCAGTCACTCGTGCTCGACTGCCTGCATGGACAAGTGCCTGAAGAGGAATATCAGCAGATTTTAAAAGCTTTTCAACAAGCGGTTCCAGGGGAAGAATACGCCATCCAATACATTGATTTCTTAAATATAAAATATATAGACATGCCTAAAAAACAGCGCGAGAAAAGCTTGGGCGTCATCGCTTTGAAAATTGCTATGCAAGATAAAGATTACGTCGCTTTCCGAAACCAGGTCCTGGCAGCGGCTACCCCCAACAAAGTGCCGATTCATGAAATCAGGCTGCAAACTGAGTACCCGGAGGAAATAGAGTGGTAG
- a CDS encoding Fic/DOC family protein — MSKYQHSSMYCYPDSDVLINHFNLMDDEKLKELEKVYTLFRLSELKINKPANPVDMEAFLAIHQYILQDVYPFAGELRKEMISKGTSSFAHPKFIEPELHKIFAELAAEDYLKDLPRERFIQRLAYFLAELNALHPFREGNGRTVREFARQLAINAGYQLDWEKIPGPAEIINAFVDSFNANNNRLENLLDEIIS; from the coding sequence ATGTCTAAATATCAGCACTCTTCGATGTACTGCTATCCGGATTCGGACGTATTGATCAACCATTTTAACTTGATGGATGATGAGAAATTGAAAGAGCTGGAGAAAGTCTATACGCTTTTCCGTCTTTCTGAGCTGAAAATTAATAAGCCTGCAAATCCTGTGGATATGGAAGCTTTTTTGGCGATACATCAATACATTCTTCAGGATGTGTATCCCTTTGCAGGGGAGTTGCGGAAAGAGATGATTTCAAAAGGAACTTCCTCTTTTGCCCATCCGAAGTTTATCGAGCCTGAACTTCATAAGATTTTTGCAGAGCTGGCTGCTGAAGACTATTTAAAAGATTTACCGCGCGAAAGATTCATTCAGCGGCTCGCATATTTTTTAGCGGAATTAAATGCGCTTCATCCTTTTCGGGAAGGCAATGGGCGCACCGTCCGGGAATTTGCCAGACAGCTGGCTATTAATGCAGGCTATCAGCTGGACTGGGAAAAGATCCCGGGACCTGCTGAAATCATTAATGCCTTCGTGGACTCATTTAACGCTAATAATAACAGGCTCGAAAATTTACTGGATGAAATTATCTCTTAA
- a CDS encoding DUF378 domain-containing protein, with product MKALNSIALILLIIGGVNWLLVGLFQFDLVAAIFGGEVGTKSAFSRIIYVIVGLCALYALRFLPMVNHDHRHSDVRR from the coding sequence ATGAAAGCCTTGAATTCTATTGCCCTTATTTTATTGATCATTGGAGGCGTAAACTGGCTGCTTGTCGGGTTATTCCAATTTGATTTAGTGGCAGCTATTTTCGGCGGAGAAGTTGGAACTAAATCGGCATTCTCCCGAATCATTTATGTTATCGTCGGCCTTTGCGCTCTTTATGCTTTAAGATTCTTGCCAATGGTAAACCATGATCATCGGCACAGCGATGTACGCCGTTAA
- the adh gene encoding aldehyde dehydrogenase — translation MVLYSAPNTEGAKSRFKERYENYINGEWRAPAKGQYFDNVSPVNGKKFTEIARSTAEDVEAALDAAHAAKIAWGKTSTTERSNILLQIADRMEQNLEMLAVAETWDNGKAVRETLNADLPLAIDHFRYFAGVIRAQEGSISQIDEDTVAYHFHEPLGVVGQIIPWNFPLLMATWKMAPALAAGNCIVLKPAEQTPASILVWAELVGDLLPPGVLNIVNGFGLEAGKPLASSPRISKIAFTGETTTGRMIMQYASQNLIPVTLELGGKSPNIFFKDIMDQDDAFLDKAIEGFVMFALNQGEVCTCPSRVLIQEDIYEEFMERALKRVAAIKIGNPLDPETMMGAQASQEQMEKIMSYLDIGKQEGAEVLIGGDRNILEGDLAEGYYIKPTVFKGDNKMRIFQEEIFGPVVSVTTFKTKEEALEIANDTLYGLGAGIWTRDTNTAYRFGRGIQAGRIWTNCYHQYPAHAAFGGYKMSGVGRENHKMMLDHYQQTKNMLVSYSDNKQGFF, via the coding sequence ATGGTATTGTATTCAGCTCCAAACACGGAAGGCGCAAAAAGCAGATTTAAAGAGAGATATGAAAATTATATAAATGGTGAGTGGCGGGCGCCGGCAAAAGGCCAGTATTTTGACAATGTATCACCGGTAAACGGAAAAAAATTCACGGAAATCGCCCGTTCAACAGCGGAAGATGTAGAAGCGGCACTCGACGCGGCGCATGCGGCGAAAATAGCATGGGGCAAGACTTCCACCACGGAACGTTCGAATATCCTGCTCCAAATTGCAGACCGGATGGAACAGAATTTGGAGATGCTGGCTGTTGCAGAAACATGGGACAACGGAAAAGCGGTCCGTGAAACACTGAATGCCGATTTGCCATTGGCGATTGATCATTTCCGTTATTTTGCAGGAGTCATCCGAGCACAGGAAGGTTCCATCAGCCAAATCGACGAAGACACGGTTGCTTATCATTTCCACGAACCGCTTGGTGTGGTCGGGCAGATCATTCCTTGGAACTTCCCGCTTCTTATGGCGACTTGGAAAATGGCGCCGGCTTTGGCAGCGGGCAACTGTATTGTGTTGAAACCGGCTGAGCAGACACCTGCCAGTATTTTGGTCTGGGCAGAGCTGGTTGGAGATCTATTGCCGCCGGGCGTATTGAATATTGTAAACGGATTCGGCTTGGAAGCTGGAAAACCGCTTGCTTCGAGCCCGCGCATCAGCAAAATAGCTTTTACAGGCGAAACAACGACGGGCCGTATGATCATGCAATACGCTTCCCAGAACCTGATTCCGGTTACATTGGAACTGGGTGGGAAATCACCGAATATTTTCTTTAAAGATATTATGGACCAGGATGATGCATTCCTTGATAAAGCAATCGAAGGTTTCGTTATGTTCGCTTTGAACCAAGGTGAAGTTTGTACGTGTCCTTCACGTGTGCTGATCCAGGAAGATATATATGAAGAGTTTATGGAGCGGGCCTTGAAACGGGTAGCAGCTATCAAAATCGGCAATCCGCTTGATCCTGAAACAATGATGGGTGCCCAGGCTTCACAAGAACAGATGGAAAAAATCATGTCGTATCTGGATATCGGAAAGCAGGAAGGCGCTGAAGTATTGATCGGCGGTGACCGCAACATTTTAGAAGGCGATTTGGCAGAAGGCTATTACATCAAGCCAACTGTTTTCAAAGGCGACAACAAAATGAGGATTTTCCAGGAAGAAATTTTTGGGCCGGTCGTATCAGTGACAACGTTTAAAACAAAAGAAGAAGCACTTGAAATCGCTAATGACACCTTGTATGGATTAGGAGCGGGCATCTGGACACGCGACACGAATACCGCTTATCGTTTTGGCCGCGGCATTCAGGCAGGTCGCATCTGGACAAACTGCTACCATCAATATCCGGCTCATGCTGCATTCGGCGGTTACAAAATGTCGGGCGTCGGCCGTGAGAACCATAAAATGATGCTGGACCACTACCAGCAGACAAAGAATATGCTTGTCAGCTACAGTGACAACAAACAAGGATTCTTTTGA
- a CDS encoding CBS domain-containing protein, whose translation MKVTEIMTSNVDTCSTQTSLQEIAAKMKDLDVGSIPIVDNDKLVGIITDRDIVTRGIAEQKSLDSPVSDILSSNPVTASTDMDVEDAANLMAQHQIRRLPVVEGDKIVGIVSLGDIAVKDKSYDNAEIALDDVSEPAEPER comes from the coding sequence ATGAAAGTTACAGAAATTATGACCAGCAATGTGGATACTTGCTCAACTCAAACTTCTTTGCAGGAAATTGCAGCAAAAATGAAAGACTTGGATGTCGGATCGATTCCTATCGTGGATAATGATAAATTAGTCGGCATCATAACGGATCGGGATATCGTCACACGCGGAATAGCTGAACAAAAATCATTGGACAGCCCGGTATCGGACATTCTTTCATCCAACCCAGTGACTGCGAGCACGGATATGGATGTTGAAGACGCCGCAAATTTAATGGCACAGCATCAAATTCGGCGGCTGCCGGTTGTAGAAGGCGATAAAATCGTAGGGATTGTTTCTTTGGGTGATATCGCGGTGAAAGACAAATCTTATGATAATGCAGAAATCGCATTGGATGATGTATCTGAGCCAGCTGAACCTGAACGATGA
- a CDS encoding amino acid ABC transporter permease, whose amino-acid sequence MESIRTIIDIFLTTYPGFLEAVVITLQLTAISVILGTVLGLFFALMKISKSKILQGIANLYITIIRGTPLLVQIMFLYFGITQIIVLDNFWAGAIALAVHNGAYIAEIFRGAIQGIDQGQTEASRALGMTNNQTMRRIVFPQALRRSIPPLGNQFIITLKDSSLVWMIGVAELFSVANRAAASSFKQFETFIVVGFYYLVLVMIFTYIVRWYENRLDVDKA is encoded by the coding sequence ATGGAGAGTATTCGAACGATAATTGATATTTTTCTAACCACATATCCGGGATTTTTGGAAGCCGTTGTCATCACCTTGCAATTGACTGCAATTTCGGTGATTCTCGGTACGGTGCTGGGCCTATTCTTTGCACTGATGAAAATTTCGAAATCCAAGATTCTGCAAGGCATTGCGAATCTTTATATTACAATTATCCGGGGAACGCCATTATTGGTACAGATTATGTTCCTGTATTTCGGGATTACACAAATTATTGTCCTGGATAATTTCTGGGCAGGAGCTATTGCCCTTGCGGTTCATAACGGGGCCTACATCGCAGAGATTTTCCGCGGTGCCATTCAAGGGATTGACCAAGGACAGACAGAAGCGAGCCGGGCGCTCGGCATGACGAACAACCAGACCATGCGGAGAATTGTTTTCCCGCAGGCGCTTCGCCGTTCCATTCCGCCGCTTGGCAACCAATTCATCATCACACTAAAAGATTCATCTCTGGTATGGATGATCGGAGTAGCAGAATTGTTTTCAGTGGCGAACCGGGCAGCGGCAAGCTCGTTTAAACAATTCGAGACATTCATAGTCGTAGGTTTCTATTATTTAGTGCTGGTTATGATTTTCACTTATATCGTCAGATGGTATGAGAACAGACTGGATGTAGACAAAGCGTAA
- a CDS encoding LysM peptidoglycan-binding and 3D domain-containing protein: MKKLLIILSFALVLFLGTSLESSAAASTYTVKSGDTLYKISKMHKVSVSNLKSWNKLKSDVIKPKQKLKVTGAKAKPASKTKTPSRSSAGSVVKEFTVSSTAYTASCKGCSGITRTGINLKKNPGLKVIAVDPRVIKLGTKVHVEGYGYAIAGDTGGAIKGNKIDVFIPTKSAALKWGRKNVKIKILK; the protein is encoded by the coding sequence TTGAAAAAACTATTGATTATTCTAAGTTTTGCACTGGTTTTGTTCCTTGGCACCTCACTTGAAAGCTCGGCAGCAGCAAGTACATACACAGTTAAAAGTGGAGACACCTTATATAAAATTTCTAAAATGCATAAAGTATCGGTCAGCAATTTAAAGTCATGGAACAAGCTAAAGTCCGATGTCATCAAACCGAAACAAAAATTGAAAGTTACAGGTGCTAAAGCGAAACCGGCATCTAAAACAAAAACACCCTCACGGTCATCCGCTGGATCAGTAGTCAAAGAATTTACAGTTTCCTCTACAGCTTATACAGCATCATGCAAAGGATGTTCAGGAATCACCAGAACCGGCATTAACCTGAAGAAAAATCCTGGATTAAAAGTTATTGCAGTAGACCCAAGAGTGATTAAACTGGGGACAAAAGTCCATGTTGAAGGCTATGGTTATGCAATTGCTGGAGATACTGGCGGTGCCATCAAAGGCAACAAAATCGATGTATTCATTCCAACAAAAAGCGCAGCCCTTAAATGGGGAAGAAAAAACGTGAAGATTAAAATATTAAAATAA
- a CDS encoding DEAD/DEAH box helicase: MNTIKFKQYKISEPILRALEGLGYTKPTEVQEKVIPAALSKTDIAVKSQTGSGKTAAFGIPICELVDWEENKPQALILTPTRELADQVKEDITNIGRFKRIKAAAVYGKQPFAYQQAELKQKCHVVVGTPGRVFDHIERGTLDLSRIEYLVLDEADEMLNMGFIEQVEAIINKLPKQRTTMLFSATLPENVENLQRKYMKNPEHIEIASTETLTDRIEHSLYTVEEKKKFSLLRDVTVVENPDSCIIFCRTKDNVDFVVEQLEKHHYTCDKLHGGMMQEDRFAVMNEFKRGEFRYLVATDVAARGIDIDSITHVINFDIPLEKESYVHRAGRTGRAGKKGKAITFVTPHEDKFLNEIESYIGFEIPQHTSPSAQEVSAAEPAFVEKLESLPQLKKNKNEQVNKDIMKLYFNGGKKKKLRAFDFVGTLTSIPGVTAEDIGIIKIQDTVTYIDILNGKGPMVLKAMKDKTIKGKTLKVHKANK; the protein is encoded by the coding sequence ATGAACACAATAAAATTTAAACAATATAAAATCAGTGAACCGATTTTAAGAGCGCTGGAAGGTTTGGGCTATACGAAGCCGACTGAAGTACAGGAAAAAGTGATTCCGGCAGCACTTTCAAAGACTGACATTGCTGTTAAGTCACAAACAGGCAGCGGGAAAACTGCAGCATTTGGGATACCGATCTGTGAATTGGTCGATTGGGAAGAAAACAAACCGCAGGCTCTTATTTTGACACCGACACGGGAACTGGCAGATCAAGTAAAAGAAGATATCACAAACATTGGCCGCTTTAAACGCATTAAAGCAGCGGCAGTTTACGGCAAACAGCCATTTGCCTACCAGCAGGCGGAACTAAAGCAGAAATGCCATGTGGTCGTGGGAACTCCAGGGCGTGTGTTTGACCATATCGAACGCGGAACGCTAGACTTGAGCCGCATTGAATACCTGGTGCTTGATGAAGCGGATGAAATGCTGAATATGGGCTTTATCGAACAAGTGGAAGCCATTATCAACAAATTGCCAAAACAGCGGACAACCATGCTTTTTTCCGCTACATTGCCTGAAAATGTAGAAAATCTTCAACGCAAATACATGAAGAATCCAGAGCATATTGAAATTGCCTCAACAGAGACCTTGACAGACCGGATTGAACATTCGCTCTACACAGTTGAAGAAAAAAAGAAATTTTCTTTGCTGCGTGATGTGACGGTTGTTGAAAATCCGGATAGCTGCATCATTTTCTGCCGTACGAAAGACAATGTTGACTTTGTGGTAGAACAACTTGAAAAACATCATTATACCTGTGATAAACTGCACGGTGGAATGATGCAGGAAGACCGCTTTGCGGTGATGAATGAATTCAAGCGAGGCGAGTTCCGTTATTTAGTTGCGACGGATGTAGCGGCACGGGGAATCGACATTGACAGTATAACTCATGTCATCAATTTCGATATTCCACTGGAGAAAGAAAGTTATGTGCACCGGGCGGGAAGAACAGGCCGTGCCGGCAAAAAAGGGAAAGCCATCACTTTTGTAACACCGCACGAAGACAAATTTTTAAATGAAATTGAATCTTATATCGGCTTTGAAATTCCGCAGCACACTTCCCCTTCAGCACAAGAAGTAAGCGCTGCTGAACCTGCTTTTGTTGAAAAGCTGGAAAGCCTGCCCCAACTGAAAAAGAATAAAAACGAGCAAGTGAATAAAGATATCATGAAACTGTACTTCAACGGCGGAAAGAAAAAGAAGTTGCGGGCCTTTGATTTTGTTGGCACCTTAACGAGCATTCCGGGAGTTACAGCGGAGGATATTGGGATTATTAAAATCCAGGACACCGTTACTTATATTGATATCTTAAATGGCAAAGGACCCATGGTGCTGAAAGCCATGAAAGACAAGACAATAAAGGGCAAAACCTTGAAAGTCCACAAAGCAAATAAATGA
- a CDS encoding transporter substrate-binding domain-containing protein, which yields MKKKLSFLSVILSAGLVLAACGGSEDSTGSEGSSTEGGGNELGLLEEGKFTTAASGLYKPFNYEEGGKLTGFDIEIGAALAEEMGLEHNPVTNPFETIIQGLIGKKYDAVIGSMAITDERAKTVAFSDPYYLSGGKIWVAEGNTEIQEPADLEGKKIGIVAQTTYEPAAKEFTDDIQYYNSDVVALQELVPGRVDAVITADVVGFEAQKAGLEIKDIGENLWIEEAAIAVRPEDKALLEEINRALDAIIENGTYAEISEKWFGTNLLEVETEGIEVLR from the coding sequence ATGAAAAAGAAATTATCATTTTTAAGTGTAATTTTGTCAGCAGGTTTGGTTTTGGCAGCTTGCGGAGGATCAGAAGACTCAACCGGTTCGGAAGGATCAAGCACTGAAGGCGGTGGAAATGAGCTGGGGTTATTGGAGGAAGGTAAATTCACTACTGCAGCCAGCGGACTTTATAAACCATTCAATTATGAAGAAGGCGGCAAACTGACAGGCTTTGATATTGAAATCGGTGCAGCCCTCGCGGAAGAAATGGGATTGGAACATAATCCGGTAACCAACCCGTTTGAAACAATTATCCAGGGCTTGATTGGCAAAAAGTATGATGCGGTTATCGGATCAATGGCAATTACAGATGAACGTGCGAAAACGGTTGCGTTCTCAGATCCTTACTATCTATCGGGCGGTAAAATTTGGGTAGCTGAAGGAAATACAGAAATTCAGGAACCGGCTGACCTTGAAGGCAAGAAAATCGGGATTGTTGCCCAAACAACATATGAACCGGCTGCAAAAGAGTTTACAGACGACATCCAGTATTATAATAGTGATGTTGTAGCTTTGCAGGAATTAGTGCCAGGACGCGTAGATGCAGTTATCACAGCTGATGTTGTTGGCTTTGAAGCGCAGAAGGCCGGCCTTGAAATTAAAGATATCGGCGAAAATTTATGGATTGAAGAAGCGGCAATTGCTGTACGTCCGGAAGATAAAGCGTTGCTAGAAGAAATCAACAGAGCATTGGATGCCATCATTGAGAATGGAACTTATGCGGAGATTTCTGAAAAATGGTTCGGTACTAACCTCCTCGAAGTGGAGACAGAAGGAATCGAAGTTCTGCGCTAA
- a CDS encoding amino acid ABC transporter ATP-binding protein, with protein MIIGENIHKSFGDLEVLKGIDLEVKPQEVVVLVGVSGSGKSTLLRCFNFLEEMNSGKITIDGHVVNPKKDKLADIRAEVGMVFQHFNLFPHKTALENVIEAPVTVKKMDKEKAKQLGMALLEKVGLAEKANVYPSKLSGGQKQRVAIARALAMEPKVLLFDEPTSALDPELVGEVLQVMKQLAEEGMTMVVVTHEMKFAKEVADRVIMLDKGVIVESADPKTFFENPKHERTRQFIQLVE; from the coding sequence ATGATCATTGGAGAAAACATCCACAAATCCTTTGGGGATTTGGAAGTGTTAAAAGGCATCGATTTAGAAGTGAAACCCCAAGAGGTTGTGGTGCTTGTCGGCGTCAGCGGATCGGGAAAAAGCACGCTTTTACGCTGCTTTAACTTTTTGGAGGAAATGAACAGCGGAAAAATCACGATTGATGGCCATGTCGTTAACCCTAAAAAGGATAAATTAGCGGATATCCGTGCCGAAGTGGGAATGGTGTTTCAGCATTTCAATCTTTTCCCGCATAAAACAGCGCTGGAAAACGTCATCGAAGCACCTGTCACTGTGAAAAAGATGGATAAAGAAAAAGCGAAGCAGCTCGGCATGGCGCTTCTTGAAAAAGTAGGGCTTGCGGAAAAAGCGAATGTCTATCCAAGCAAGCTGTCAGGCGGCCAAAAGCAGCGGGTGGCTATTGCCCGTGCCTTGGCGATGGAACCGAAAGTCCTGCTGTTTGATGAGCCTACATCGGCGCTTGACCCGGAACTGGTGGGCGAAGTGCTCCAAGTTATGAAGCAGCTCGCTGAAGAAGGGATGACGATGGTAGTCGTCACGCATGAAATGAAGTTTGCCAAGGAAGTGGCGGATCGGGTAATTATGCTCGATAAAGGCGTTATCGTCGAATCAGCGGATCCAAAAACCTTTTTTGAGAATCCGAAGCATGAACGGACACGCCAATTTATTCAACTGGTGGAATGA
- a CDS encoding aminoglycoside N(3)-acetyltransferase → MTEFLHILNTPEFQSKETLKQQLKTLGITAGDSLMVHSSLKSMGWIAGGAQAVAEALIETITAKGTLIMPSQSTDNSDPVYWMNPPIPENWHQPFRENSPAYDPHLTELRGMGKIAECFHRYPDTIRSPHPSHSFMALGKRAAEWMSEQPIDDSFGKSSPLGKMMKADVKILFIGTGFDSCTALHYAEFVQETRTTSPQGAAMMIDGKRVWQTYDCIDMDSDRFPELAKDYPGEIIAGTLGQAEVKLVEMRPLVEFGIEWLQNHPAPVEK, encoded by the coding sequence ATGACTGAATTTCTGCATATTTTAAACACACCGGAATTCCAATCAAAAGAAACCTTAAAACAGCAACTCAAAACATTGGGCATAACAGCCGGAGACTCTCTTATGGTCCATTCATCGCTAAAATCGATGGGATGGATAGCTGGAGGCGCTCAGGCCGTTGCAGAAGCCTTAATAGAGACCATAACGGCTAAAGGCACCCTGATTATGCCTTCACAGTCTACAGACAACTCTGATCCTGTTTACTGGATGAATCCGCCCATACCTGAAAACTGGCATCAGCCATTCCGTGAAAATTCGCCGGCTTATGATCCCCATCTAACTGAACTCCGGGGAATGGGAAAAATTGCGGAATGTTTTCATCGCTATCCTGATACCATTCGCAGCCCTCATCCCTCTCATTCATTTATGGCTTTAGGAAAACGAGCAGCCGAATGGATGAGCGAACAGCCAATCGACGATTCGTTCGGAAAAAGCTCACCGCTTGGTAAAATGATGAAAGCGGATGTGAAGATTCTCTTTATTGGTACTGGTTTTGATTCGTGTACGGCTTTGCATTACGCTGAATTTGTCCAGGAAACGCGGACCACTTCTCCGCAAGGCGCCGCAATGATGATTGATGGAAAACGCGTCTGGCAGACTTACGACTGTATAGACATGGACTCTGACCGTTTTCCGGAACTGGCAAAAGACTATCCAGGCGAAATTATTGCCGGCACCCTCGGACAAGCGGAAGTGAAGCTGGTCGAAATGCGGCCGCTCGTCGAGTTTGGCATCGAATGGCTTCAGAACCATCCGGCACCGGTTGAAAAATAG
- a CDS encoding DUF779 domain-containing protein, translating to MVERVTATEAALELIELLKQQHGPVMFHQSGGCCDGSSPMCYPEGDLFIGDQDVLLGEIGGSKFYMHKNQFDYWSHTQLMIDVVAGRGGMFSLEGVEGKRFLTRSRAFTPEETKELQQQV from the coding sequence ATGGTCGAACGTGTAACGGCAACTGAGGCAGCGCTGGAACTGATAGAATTGCTGAAACAACAGCATGGGCCAGTCATGTTCCATCAGTCAGGAGGCTGCTGTGATGGCAGTTCACCTATGTGTTACCCAGAAGGTGATTTGTTCATCGGTGATCAGGATGTGCTGCTCGGTGAAATCGGCGGCAGCAAATTCTATATGCATAAAAACCAGTTTGACTACTGGAGCCATACGCAGCTGATGATTGATGTAGTCGCAGGACGGGGTGGCATGTTTTCTCTTGAAGGAGTGGAAGGCAAGCGGTTTTTGACAAGATCGAGGGCATTTACTCCTGAAGAAACAAAAGAATTACAGCAGCAGGTATAA
- a CDS encoding MurR/RpiR family transcriptional regulator has product MQDLLRSVSDAYKGFSTGQKKVGDLFFREPIFLAFSSALEVGRRVNVSESTVIRWTQKLGYKGYAEFQQVVQRKLAEERFEQAEQKTLEPNADQSFLENLLDAEITSIIKLKQSMNEDDLLQAVDLISSAKHLYIASDFFDYGLAHWFSGWLDMTIGSTEMIYPADGHYYSQLSKIGPGDTLIAFVFPRYTRMVVETVQSAKERGAKVILLTDSLESPALASADITIKVSLNTNLNIDSYTAVHALLTSIMRFVYVKEHAKVKENLARIEEVYKEKNIFY; this is encoded by the coding sequence ATGCAGGATTTACTGCGAAGTGTTTCGGATGCGTATAAGGGTTTTAGTACTGGACAAAAGAAAGTTGGAGACCTTTTTTTCCGAGAACCTATTTTTTTGGCATTTTCATCTGCCTTAGAGGTGGGAAGAAGAGTAAATGTCAGTGAATCTACCGTCATTCGCTGGACTCAGAAGTTAGGTTATAAAGGTTATGCCGAATTTCAGCAAGTAGTTCAGCGGAAGCTGGCTGAAGAACGGTTTGAACAGGCTGAACAAAAAACACTGGAACCGAACGCCGACCAATCTTTTTTAGAAAACTTACTTGATGCGGAAATCACTAGCATCATAAAGTTAAAGCAGTCGATGAATGAAGACGATCTTCTGCAAGCTGTTGATTTGATCAGTTCTGCCAAGCACCTCTACATTGCCAGTGATTTTTTTGATTACGGTCTGGCCCATTGGTTTTCAGGATGGCTGGATATGACAATTGGCTCTACGGAAATGATTTATCCAGCAGATGGACATTATTACAGCCAGTTATCCAAAATAGGGCCCGGAGATACTCTTATTGCATTTGTGTTTCCCCGTTATACTAGAATGGTTGTCGAAACAGTCCAATCTGCTAAAGAACGGGGAGCAAAAGTGATTTTGTTAACTGATTCACTTGAATCACCAGCTTTAGCATCTGCTGATATCACAATTAAAGTCTCATTGAACACAAACTTAAATATTGATTCGTATACAGCGGTCCATGCACTCTTGACTTCGATTATGCGGTTTGTATATGTAAAAGAGCATGCCAAAGTAAAAGAGAACCTGGCGAGGATCGAAGAAGTATATAAAGAGAAGAATATTTTTTACTAA
- the rluF gene encoding 23S rRNA pseudouridine(2604) synthase RluF — protein sequence MRINKFLSETGITSRRGADKFIEDGRVTINGERAELGSKVQPGDEVRVDGNIIEQPKQQYVYIALNKPVGITSTTERHIEGNIVDFVNHPLRIFHVGRLDKDSEGLILLTNDGDIVNEILRAENEHEKEYIVKVDMPVTESFLKKMSEGVEILDTTTLPTTTEKLSKYSFRIILRQGLNRQIRRMCSALGYEVRGLKRIRIMNIQLGDLSVGEWRDLTDKERNELFAQLDYKPKR from the coding sequence ATGAGAATCAATAAGTTTTTAAGTGAAACAGGCATTACTTCAAGACGCGGTGCGGATAAATTTATAGAAGACGGACGGGTGACCATCAACGGCGAAAGGGCTGAACTTGGAAGCAAAGTGCAGCCTGGCGATGAAGTGCGGGTAGATGGCAATATCATTGAACAGCCGAAGCAGCAATACGTTTATATAGCACTCAATAAGCCCGTAGGCATCACCAGTACGACAGAACGCCATATTGAAGGGAATATTGTCGATTTTGTTAACCATCCGCTTCGCATATTCCATGTCGGCCGGCTGGACAAAGATTCGGAAGGGTTGATTTTATTGACGAATGATGGAGATATCGTCAACGAAATTCTGCGTGCAGAAAACGAACATGAGAAAGAGTACATCGTCAAAGTGGATATGCCGGTAACCGAATCTTTCCTTAAGAAAATGTCGGAAGGAGTAGAGATTCTTGATACGACGACGCTCCCTACGACAACCGAAAAATTATCCAAATACTCTTTCCGCATTATTTTGCGCCAAGGGCTGAACCGCCAAATCCGCCGCATGTGCAGCGCTTTGGGATACGAAGTACGCGGCTTAAAACGGATCCGTATCATGAACATTCAACTTGGAGATCTGTCCGTCGGGGAGTGGCGGGATTTGACCGATAAAGAACGGAACGAATTATTCGCTCAACTGGACTATAAACCGAAACGATAG